The window TCGATGCCTCGTTCGACCGCCTCGACCAGTTCGTCTCCGTGCGCGAGTCGGGATGCGATGGCGCTCGACAGCGTACATCCCGACCCGTGGGTTCGGTCGGTGCGGACGCGCGGGTTGGAGAACGTCACCGACCGATCGGGCGTGACGAGCGTATCCCGGACGGTATCGGCGTCGGTATCGACGTGGCCGCCTTTGAACAGGACGGCGTCGGCGCCCCAGTCGAAAAATGCCGTCGCGGCCTCGCCTCTCGATCGCTCGTCGCTCGGGTAGACGCCGGTGAGAGCCTCCGTCTCGTCGGCGTTGGGCGTCAGGAGCGTCGCGCGCGCGAAGAGGTCAACGTATGCGTCGACGGCGTCGTCGTCGAGCAGTCTGTCGCCCGAGGTAGCGACCATCACCGGATCGAGAACGACCGGACCGTCGGAGTCACGCAGACAGTCGTCGATGGTTTCGACGGCCGATGCGGCCGCGAGCATCCCCAGTTTGACGGCAGCGACATCGAAATCGCCGGTCACCGCCTCGAACTGCGCCCGAATCTCTTCGTCGGGCAGCACGTGGGTGGAGTCGACGCCGCGAGTGTGCTGCGCCGTCGCCGCCACAACGACGGAACCGCCGTAGACGCCCAGACGAGTCATCGTCTTCAGGTCGGCCTGGATCCCCGCGCCGCCGCCGGAGTCGCTGGAGGCGACGGTCAGCGCGTACGGCCGCGTCGTCGCTTGCTCCGGGACGGTCATCGGAACTGCATCCCTCCGTTGACGTTGAGAATCTCGCCGTGCGCGAAGGAACTGTCGAGAAGGTAGCGAACGGCCTTCGCAATCTCCGCCGGCGAGCACGCGTAGTCGGGCAGATGGGTGTCGAGGGTCTCGTGGCCCAGAAAGTCGGTTGACTCCAGATAGTCTACGATGACATCATTCATCGAGGTGTCGACCGGACCGGGGGCGATAGCGTTCACCCGTACGTCGTCCGGGCCGAGTTCCCTCGCCAACGCGCGAACCAGACCGTGCAACCCTGACTTGCTGGCAGCGTAACTCGTATCGACGGTCCCGGCGGTGCCGCCGATGCTGGAGAGGAAAACGAGCGACCCGGCGGACTCGCGTAGATGCGGAACAGCCGCCCGCGCAACTCGGAATGAGCCGACGAGGTTCGCCTCGACGACGCGGGACCACTGCGCGTCCGTCGACTCGTCTATCGTCGCCGGGTCGACGACGCCGACAGTGTGGACGACGGCGTCGACGCCGTCGAGTCGGTCGGCCGCGGCGTCGAAGAAACTCGCGACGGACGCCGAATCGGTGACATCCATGTGGAAGGCGCTTCGCTCGAAGCCGGCGGGAGCGCCGTCGACGAGCGCGTCGGCCGTCTCGCCTTCCGTCAGATATGAGAACGCGATGTCCGTCTCTGAGAGCGATTCGACGACGACGCTGCCGATGCCGCCGGTGCCGCCGGTGACGACGACCCCCGTCACGCCGACACCTCCCGAATCCGTTCCGAGAGGTCGGCGTCGAGGTCGTCTCCGGCGTCCATCCCGGCGACCGCGTCCAGAAACGCGACCTTGTAGCTCGCCGGTCCCTCGTAATCGCCGTACTCGCCCGCGGCGGCCCGTTCTCCGGCGAGACCGTACGCCGCGGTTCCGGCGAGAGCGGCGGAGAGTGAGTCCTCCAGCGCGGCCGCGAAGACGGCGAGCGTTGCGCCGAGCATGCAACCGGTTCCGACGACGGTGCCCATCATCGGATGCCCGACGTCGACTTCGTACGCCGCCTCCGCGTCGGCGACGACGTCCGTCTCGCCGGAGGCGACGACGACGGCCCCCGTCCGTCGGGCGCACGAGACGGCGGTCTCGGCGATGCCGGCGTACTCGCCGACCGACTCGACGCCGCGAACTTCGGCGTCCTCGCCCGCGAGCGCCGAGATCTCGGCGTGGTTACCGTTGACGACGGCGGCGTCGAGTTCGGTGACGAGGCGCGCGGCGACCGCGGAGCGCGTCGGCGTCGCGCCGACGCCGACCGGGTCGACGACGACCGGAACGTCCCGTTCGTTCGCGGCACGTCCGGCGGTCAGCATCGCCGTCTCGCCGCGCTCGCTCACGGTTCCCATGTTCAACAGGCAGCCGTCGGCGCTCTCGACCATGTCGGCGACCTCCCGAGTGTCGTCGGACATGACCGGCAGGCCGCCCCAGTGGAGCGTGACGTTCGCCACGTCGTTGACGGTAACCTCGTTCGTGAGCGCGTTGACGAGCGGAGTGTTCGCTTCGACGGCCGAGAGCGCTTCGGAGACGTCGAAGTCGGACGCGTCGGTCATCGTGCCCGCCTCCCGGTCTCGACGGCCGACGCGAGTCGACGCGTCGTCGCTGCAGGGTCAGACGCGCCCGCGATTTCGGAGACGACCGCGACTCCGTCGGCCCCGGCTTCGACGACGCGCCCGGCGTTCTCTGCCGTGATGCCGCCGATCGCGACGACAGGGATGTCGACGGCGTCCGCAATCGCCGCGACCGCCTCGACGCCGACGTTCGACTGGGCGTCGGACACGTCCTTCGAGGTGGTATCGAAGACCGCCCCGACGCCAAGGTAGTCCGCACCCGCGTCGACCGCCCGCCGAGCGCCCTCGACCGTCGAGACCGAACGACCGACGACCGCGCCGTCCGGGAGTTGCGCGCGTGCGACCGGAACCGGCAGGTCGTCGTCGCCGAGGTGGACGCCGTCGGCGTCGACCGCGACGGCGATGTCCACGCGGTCGTTGACGACGAGCGGGATTCCCGCCTCGGTTGTCAGTCGTCGGAGTGTGCGCGCGAGTCGATAGCGCTCCCGCGCAGTCGCGTGTTTCTCCCGCAGTTGTACGACGTCGACACCGCCGTCGATAGCCTCGCGCACTATGGTCTCGCTCGACCGGCCCTCAGAGAGGTCGGCCTGCGTGACTAGATACGTGTCCATCGGTGCATTCATCGGTGGTATTCATCAGTGATGGCCTTATCGACAAAACGCTTGCTATCGGTTACCGAGGGGAGGAGACGATCGTCGTATCACCGGCTTTCGGCGGATACAGAGCACTGCGACCGGAGGTTTACTGCACCCGGCAGTACGGTGCGGATTCAGACGAATCCGCTCAACAGCGTCACGACCGCGTACGCAACTGTCGCGGCTGCCCTCCCGACGAGAACATCTCGGACCTGTCGACGTCCCATCAGCGGTCGTCACGAAACGTCGACTTGCGCCGACGGCGAAGAACATGAGACCGGCGAGGGCGACTACTCGTCGAACAGTTCGTCGTGTCTGTCGACCAAGTTGCCGTACTCACCCGACGAGTACTTCGAGAAGATTTCCTCAGCGCTGACTCGTTCGTCCGACAGCGGCGTGACGCGGGCGGGGACGCCGCGGACGTACGATTCGGCGGGAATGTCGTACTG of the Haloprofundus salilacus genome contains:
- the thiM gene encoding hydroxyethylthiazole kinase, producing the protein MTDASDFDVSEALSAVEANTPLVNALTNEVTVNDVANVTLHWGGLPVMSDDTREVADMVESADGCLLNMGTVSERGETAMLTAGRAANERDVPVVVDPVGVGATPTRSAVAARLVTELDAAVVNGNHAEISALAGEDAEVRGVESVGEYAGIAETAVSCARRTGAVVVASGETDVVADAEAAYEVDVGHPMMGTVVGTGCMLGATLAVFAAALEDSLSAALAGTAAYGLAGERAAAGEYGDYEGPASYKVAFLDAVAGMDAGDDLDADLSERIREVSA
- the thiD gene encoding bifunctional hydroxymethylpyrimidine kinase/phosphomethylpyrimidine kinase, with translation MTVPEQATTRPYALTVASSDSGGGAGIQADLKTMTRLGVYGGSVVVAATAQHTRGVDSTHVLPDEEIRAQFEAVTGDFDVAAVKLGMLAAASAVETIDDCLRDSDGPVVLDPVMVATSGDRLLDDDAVDAYVDLFARATLLTPNADETEALTGVYPSDERSRGEAATAFFDWGADAVLFKGGHVDTDADTVRDTLVTPDRSVTFSNPRVRTDRTHGSGCTLSSAIASRLAHGDELVEAVERGIEFTHAAIARPADVGRGPGSVDHLVDAERWHPSSR
- the thiE gene encoding thiamine phosphate synthase, whose product is MDTYLVTQADLSEGRSSETIVREAIDGGVDVVQLREKHATARERYRLARTLRRLTTEAGIPLVVNDRVDIAVAVDADGVHLGDDDLPVPVARAQLPDGAVVGRSVSTVEGARRAVDAGADYLGVGAVFDTTSKDVSDAQSNVGVEAVAAIADAVDIPVVAIGGITAENAGRVVEAGADGVAVVSEIAGASDPAATTRRLASAVETGRRAR
- a CDS encoding SDR family NAD(P)-dependent oxidoreductase — encoded protein: MTGVVVTGGTGGIGSVVVESLSETDIAFSYLTEGETADALVDGAPAGFERSAFHMDVTDSASVASFFDAAADRLDGVDAVVHTVGVVDPATIDESTDAQWSRVVEANLVGSFRVARAAVPHLRESAGSLVFLSSIGGTAGTVDTSYAASKSGLHGLVRALARELGPDDVRVNAIAPGPVDTSMNDVIVDYLESTDFLGHETLDTHLPDYACSPAEIAKAVRYLLDSSFAHGEILNVNGGMQFR